One genomic segment of Candidatus Nomurabacteria bacterium includes these proteins:
- a CDS encoding response regulator, translating to MNEGIKVLLIEDETALLDTYAEILVSEGYDAYKASDGYIGLEILASYRDEVKLIFLDLMMAGIDGLEVLRRIKAEPEKYGNAPIIVLTNMTSERVIKEAFMIGANSYLIKSELEADDMIKEAREVLESNS from the coding sequence ATGAATGAAGGTATAAAAGTGCTACTGATAGAGGATGAAACAGCACTATTAGACACATATGCTGAGATCTTAGTATCAGAAGGATATGATGCATACAAAGCAAGTGATGGATATATAGGGTTGGAGATCCTTGCAAGCTATCGTGACGAGGTAAAATTGATCTTTTTGGATCTGATGATGGCAGGGATCGATGGTTTAGAGGTACTCCGAAGGATAAAAGCAGAGCCTGAAAAATACGGCAATGCGCCGATCATAGTACTGACCAATATGACCAGTGAAAGAGTTATTAAAGAGGCGTTCATGATCGGAGCTAATTCTTACCTGATCAAGTCGGAGTTGGAAGCTGACGATATGATCAAGGAGGCTCGAGAGGTATTGGAGAGCAACAGTTAG
- a CDS encoding prepilin-type N-terminal cleavage/methylation domain-containing protein: protein MRSQIKYRGFTLIEMLIVMAIFTAIFGISISAFSGLRTSIQMNQRVEDIKQNMRWVQRAAVLLKRDPGENWVYGIGVDFSNIYTTEEYQVFKWCANGEEFNETPGAQSYFPSHLDPGDNDYDLVTQGTLPFTDSNKPNYIDGTFCDPVIVGTSQSGRLASMPTTGSGLVSGNGPQGQWLIDKPLRVGFLRGIQIPAFILFESVTGNVFFYDQNGVIMNYESDGVPENNPIDLTFVIATPNGSRGQKITIAHDSGKVTVESVDQATILTEFDFDPPLGVDDNVNLSGGGGSDQDPPVGGGGSEETPPTGGDPINPPVFDTF, encoded by the coding sequence ATGCGTTCGCAAATCAAATACCGAGGTTTCACCCTAATTGAGATGTTAATAGTTATGGCGATATTTACTGCCATATTCGGTATTTCTATCTCAGCCTTCTCCGGCTTGAGAACATCGATCCAGATGAATCAGAGAGTTGAGGATATCAAACAAAACATGCGATGGGTGCAAAGAGCTGCGGTGCTACTTAAACGAGATCCCGGAGAGAATTGGGTGTACGGAATCGGTGTTGATTTCAGTAATATTTATACTACAGAAGAATATCAAGTGTTCAAATGGTGTGCAAATGGTGAAGAATTCAATGAAACTCCCGGAGCTCAATCGTACTTCCCTTCCCATCTTGATCCGGGTGATAACGACTACGACCTTGTGACTCAGGGTACTCTCCCTTTTACGGATTCAAATAAGCCTAATTATATAGATGGAACCTTTTGTGATCCCGTCATAGTTGGAACTTCACAAAGTGGAAGATTAGCCTCTATGCCTACTACAGGAAGTGGTTTGGTATCCGGTAATGGTCCACAAGGACAGTGGCTCATCGATAAACCGTTGAGGGTTGGTTTCCTAAGAGGAATTCAGATTCCGGCATTCATATTATTCGAATCTGTTACTGGAAACGTCTTTTTTTATGATCAAAATGGTGTAATTATGAACTACGAATCTGATGGAGTCCCTGAAAACAATCCGATAGATCTGACTTTTGTTATCGCAACACCTAATGGTAGTCGAGGGCAGAAGATCACTATCGCACATGATTCCGGCAAAGTAACTGTAGAGTCTGTAGACCAAGCTACTATTCTAACCGAATTTGATTTTGACCCTCCTCTTGGAGTAGATGATAATGTTAATCTTTCGGGAGGTGGTGGGTCAGATCAAGACCCTCCTGTTGGTGGAGGAGGTAGCGAGGAAACCCCTCCAACAGGAGGTGATCCTATTAACCCACCGGTTTTTGATACTTTTTAG
- the pilM gene encoding type IV pilus assembly protein PilM — protein MAILPSHVGIDFGNHSVKAVELKNIGSDKPSLINFGSQPTPHGVINSTDVEHQKQLAAALKELYSASNIKNNSVVLAIPESAVFTRFLELPGIKDDEVQSAVFYEAKQYIPIPIEEVQMSFIKIGFNQEKNAPRILLVAAPVKIVETYSAVADKAGLDPIAIETESIAMGRAMYRAVKDRHMVMLDFGAETTDMSVMSEGYLVFSQSISIGSDSLTQAIINQFNFEYVQAEEYKRNYGLVPDVLEGKVAAAMSPIMDSILTEVRRGIEFYKSKTLMPAPTRYLLNGDGALLPGLADYISAKLSVNTEIADPWTNIDIPKKFQEIISRSKPSFSVAIGLALKDE, from the coding sequence ATGGCCATTTTACCAAGTCATGTAGGTATAGATTTCGGAAATCACTCTGTAAAGGCTGTCGAACTGAAGAATATAGGGTCTGATAAGCCTAGTCTGATCAATTTCGGTAGTCAGCCAACACCCCACGGAGTTATAAACAGTACTGATGTCGAACATCAGAAACAGCTCGCTGCAGCTTTAAAAGAGCTTTACTCTGCTTCAAATATCAAGAATAACAGCGTTGTTCTTGCTATCCCAGAATCTGCTGTGTTCACTAGGTTCTTAGAACTCCCGGGTATCAAGGATGATGAAGTCCAGAGTGCTGTGTTTTATGAAGCAAAGCAGTATATTCCTATCCCAATAGAAGAAGTACAAATGAGTTTTATCAAGATAGGTTTCAACCAGGAGAAAAATGCTCCGAGGATCCTCCTCGTAGCAGCACCAGTCAAGATCGTTGAAACATACAGTGCAGTAGCAGATAAAGCTGGACTAGATCCGATAGCTATAGAAACGGAATCAATTGCGATGGGCAGAGCTATGTATCGTGCAGTTAAAGATAGGCATATGGTCATGTTGGATTTCGGAGCGGAGACTACAGATATGAGTGTCATGAGTGAGGGATATTTAGTGTTTTCCCAGAGCATTTCGATCGGTTCTGACTCCTTGACCCAAGCGATAATAAATCAATTCAATTTCGAATATGTTCAAGCTGAAGAGTATAAAAGGAATTACGGTTTGGTTCCGGATGTTCTTGAAGGAAAGGTAGCAGCAGCAATGAGTCCTATTATGGATTCTATACTTACTGAGGTACGTAGAGGTATTGAATTTTATAAATCAAAAACATTGATGCCTGCACCGACACGGTATTTATTAAATGGTGACGGTGCACTATTACCCGGGCTTGCTGATTATATATCTGCCAAATTGTCAGTGAATACTGAGATCGCAGATCCTTGGACAAATATCGATATCCCGAAAAAATTCCAAGAAATTATATCGAGAAGTAAGCCATCATTTTCTGTAGCAATAGGTTTGGCTCTCAAGGATGAATAA
- a CDS encoding prepilin-type N-terminal cleavage/methylation domain-containing protein produces the protein MNNNYRTINKYEGLSLVEMLITLLIVGLVLLVVSTTLTALIKASAISSARTLVRDDTEYIFEILERYVQNSQIDEIFLYKVQSGINTNWGVSPEGTITAPPRETLQVYDLANDPLNTEFDGTEIHFRPIGSDNWVCIAMYPGYPGTSFEDLGFIVKGTVPSQDPQCIADSIQRVYLNSDDVDVNSMVINVYPGTGDNYNFVIDLEVEPVHWVPGKESRFKPEYYRQLIVSTKKLTF, from the coding sequence ATGAACAACAACTATCGAACAATCAACAAATATGAAGGTCTCAGTCTTGTAGAGATGTTAATAACTCTGTTGATAGTAGGACTAGTACTTCTAGTTGTTTCTACTACATTGACAGCCCTGATAAAAGCATCCGCTATTTCTTCTGCTAGAACGCTTGTTCGTGACGATACGGAATACATCTTTGAGATACTGGAAAGGTATGTACAAAATTCTCAGATAGATGAGATCTTCTTATACAAAGTACAGAGTGGCATAAATACAAATTGGGGGGTTTCTCCGGAAGGTACTATCACCGCACCTCCTCGGGAAACCCTACAAGTATATGATCTCGCAAATGATCCTTTAAATACAGAGTTTGATGGAACTGAGATCCATTTCCGTCCGATCGGTAGCGATAATTGGGTATGTATAGCTATGTACCCAGGTTATCCTGGAACATCATTTGAAGACCTCGGTTTTATCGTAAAAGGGACAGTCCCCTCTCAAGATCCGCAATGTATAGCTGATTCGATACAAAGAGTATATCTAAATAGCGACGATGTTGATGTGAATTCTATGGTCATCAATGTTTATCCAGGTACGGGTGACAACTACAATTTTGTGATCGATCTTGAAGTAGAGCCGGTACATTGGGTCCCAGGTAAAGAATCTCGTTTCAAACCAGAATATTATCGCCAACTTATCGTTTCAACCAAAAAGTTGACCTTCTAG
- a CDS encoding type II secretion system protein — translation MTRKYSGFTLVEMLIVMGILSVLMAIGVSVARFAVQRANNIQHQSAVDQMFQALQSYYTDNREYPTIGDGTSTDFVDFETALGTGGVLDQYVDANFDGGAAARYYYFVDNTSNSPQAFLVCVSFSEPTAITNDDQGGYCHGNGFGDGDVTGGEPITTKEIAAVTFQELVEDQSAAAATSDWDGATQSWGGVSE, via the coding sequence ATGACTAGAAAATATTCAGGGTTTACTTTGGTTGAGATGCTCATAGTTATGGGTATACTCTCAGTTCTTATGGCTATAGGTGTTTCTGTTGCAAGGTTTGCAGTTCAGAGAGCAAATAACATCCAACATCAAAGTGCTGTAGATCAAATGTTCCAGGCATTACAATCATACTATACTGACAATCGAGAGTATCCAACTATTGGTGATGGTACATCAACTGATTTTGTTGACTTTGAGACAGCTTTAGGCACTGGCGGTGTATTAGATCAGTATGTTGACGCCAATTTTGATGGAGGTGCTGCAGCAAGATACTATTATTTCGTTGATAATACATCAAACTCACCTCAAGCTTTTCTGGTTTGTGTCTCATTTAGTGAGCCAACAGCAATTACAAATGATGATCAGGGTGGATATTGTCACGGAAATGGATTTGGAGATGGTGATGTAACTGGTGGTGAGCCAATTACTACAAAGGAGATAGCAGCAGTTACATTCCAGGAACTGGTCGAAGATCAATCTGCAGCAGCTGCTACTAGCGATTGGGACGGTGCTACTCAGAGCTGGGGTGGTGTATCGGAGTGA
- a CDS encoding prepilin peptidase — translation MLLTVYEICQIILLFGLGAALTSFFNAQIYRIENQMKLKDLILTPSQCENCKKDLSWYELIPVFSFVFQKGRCAKCGMKIPILYPITEALFGFSLVLLWYYQVKPEIYLLASLLYFLALYDLFYKGFPKNIMHAFLIVGITVFVYRYFTSIEWSFVPIYLSIAVGLIVLFFNRIRMSFGEGDLLVVILLSFFFPLKQLLSVIIIGLMISGFSMIGLMLIKKVTRKDMVPFVPFLYLGLLAYFPLQIYIDKYFAYILYLW, via the coding sequence ATGTTATTAACCGTGTATGAGATCTGTCAGATAATATTGCTTTTCGGCTTGGGTGCAGCTCTTACAAGTTTTTTCAATGCCCAGATATATCGAATAGAAAATCAGATGAAGCTGAAAGACCTGATCTTAACACCATCTCAGTGTGAAAATTGTAAAAAAGACCTTAGCTGGTACGAATTAATACCTGTGTTCTCATTCGTTTTCCAGAAAGGCCGGTGTGCCAAGTGCGGCATGAAAATACCAATTTTATATCCAATAACAGAAGCTCTTTTCGGCTTCTCATTAGTCTTGCTTTGGTACTATCAGGTCAAGCCTGAGATATATCTACTGGCTTCCCTACTATACTTTCTTGCTCTGTATGACCTATTCTACAAGGGGTTTCCTAAAAATATCATGCATGCTTTCTTGATTGTGGGCATCACAGTTTTTGTGTATAGGTACTTTACTTCTATTGAGTGGAGTTTTGTTCCGATCTACCTGAGTATAGCTGTAGGGCTAATTGTATTGTTTTTTAATCGCATCAGAATGAGTTTTGGTGAGGGAGATCTTCTGGTTGTCATCCTTTTGAGTTTTTTCTTCCCACTCAAACAACTCTTAAGTGTAATTATCATCGGTTTGATGATCTCCGGATTTTCGATGATCGGACTCATGTTAATAAAGAAGGTCACACGAAAAGATATGGTGCCTTTTGTACCATTTCTGTATCTGGGGCTACTGGCCTACTTCCCTTTGCAAATATATATAGATAAGTATTTTGCTTACATACTTTACCTATGGTAA